A single Bacillus sp. HMF5848 DNA region contains:
- a CDS encoding NERD domain-containing protein, protein MNFYKYPLHIQQELALQCRTSIHHPNRNKLDESCGVRLAGHYGEQQVNYYLRQCNLHNTFVYNGIRLIDDCTGDAFQIDKSITTRKLLIPLEVKNLSGELIFGANGQFTQIKNGEEIKHFNPLSQVNIQRDHLTTWLHEHLNVSLPIEPLVVFTHPSAIIRFHHQNPDYNKRIVTLDTLPDKIKQLLNTYYNQKTISDNYFELLNQKLYQDHTPFLHNDVLKKFLVNWHDITTGVECLRCNEVTMEILNRKWHCKKCGTRISNEVFHSLYTYFLLFKQPLTNKRASWFLGTQSRGQTERALQSMPNLLKVGSNRGTKYFMNIDKRPDFVYFK, encoded by the coding sequence ATGAACTTTTACAAGTATCCTCTTCATATTCAACAAGAACTAGCATTACAATGTCGCACTAGTATACATCATCCTAACAGAAACAAACTAGATGAAAGCTGTGGTGTACGGCTTGCAGGTCACTATGGAGAGCAGCAAGTAAATTATTATTTACGGCAATGCAACTTACATAACACATTTGTTTATAATGGTATTCGATTAATAGATGACTGCACTGGTGATGCTTTTCAAATTGATAAGTCCATTACTACACGAAAACTATTAATACCGTTAGAAGTTAAAAATCTATCAGGAGAGTTAATTTTCGGGGCAAATGGGCAATTTACACAAATAAAAAATGGAGAAGAGATAAAGCATTTTAATCCACTCTCACAAGTTAACATTCAACGCGATCATTTAACTACCTGGCTTCACGAGCACCTTAATGTATCCCTTCCGATAGAACCTCTTGTTGTTTTCACACATCCTTCAGCTATTATTCGCTTCCATCATCAAAATCCCGATTACAATAAACGAATAGTAACACTTGATACATTGCCTGATAAAATAAAACAGTTATTAAACACCTACTATAATCAGAAAACTATTAGTGACAACTACTTTGAGTTATTAAATCAGAAGCTTTATCAAGATCATACTCCTTTTCTTCACAACGACGTACTTAAAAAATTTCTTGTTAACTGGCACGATATTACTACAGGAGTAGAATGCCTGCGGTGTAACGAGGTGACTATGGAGATACTAAATCGTAAGTGGCATTGTAAAAAATGTGGTACAAGAATTTCTAATGAAGTTTTCCACTCTCTATACACATACTTCCTTTTGTTTAAACAACCTCTCACAAATAAAAGAGCAAGCTGGTTTTTAGGAACACAATCAAGAGGACAAACTGAGCGTGCTTTACAATCTATGCCTAACTTACTTAAAGTCGGTTCTAACAGAGGAACTAAGTACTTTATGAATATAGATAAAAGACCAGATTTTGTGTATTTTAAATAA